In a genomic window of Amycolatopsis japonica:
- a CDS encoding PQQ-dependent sugar dehydrogenase, producing the protein MSTFRAWHSPYSEKEGPMRTRRSLVVSAAATVLLGTVVTTAPPAQAAPALPTGFALIDTPTGQQAGDLTDAAYLPDGSALTAGRLGSVQLVPRGGQPVQIASLPVHTAGSLGLTGIAVAPDFTTSRTVYTTRALATSTSTQVFRLSKWRAEGVGAPTGLTDETPVLEFPVNADSKGIQDVVVDPGGDVLWVAVGDNATVQAPAGATKDNVDKYALRALDPAHPTGKVLRIGTDGKGRVDNPFYDPGAPTSWRSRNYTSGLRDPRIAVDPRGGVVVTDIGWAARSEANLAFPGQNLKWPCWEGTTRAPGYRDLPECANVANSAPISEATQGATDTLVGGVPYTGTSYPEIYRGLHFVANKSGHTLSTFAFDAGGKPTQAINAIASDIGDPVAVLTAPNGDVVLADSASSKLRRLSYKPANKAPFAAFTGTVTPDTKKISLDAGGSSDPDLDTLDYQWTFGDGTIGSGQVVEHTYSTGDAVTVSLTVSDAHGAVTNASQTFLPGEATPSLSLATADPNTVFSGGETVSVGVSSAEDPTDGPLTAKWRAERMRCPLSDTCEYTTLRTGTGPTFSFAFPNETDTRVVVIATAENSRGVITSQRYTVNPRTARLAVAGNRPARIKIGANESTNRLVTVNSPVQISAPPKSLDAANFVKWPDNQSTEPVRQVQMPVAGLTLRAEYQTPIQKRYADEAPIRTLMGAPVGLELIEGDGHWQQYASGRLYWTDQHGVKAVAGEILTKYVTLGAHAFLGSPSTDELVARAGNGRYNDFTGGPTTGAGSIYWTSSIGAMAIHGEIRAKWQATNGEAGSLGFPTTDQKGTPDGIGRYIHFMNNNASIYWTEATGAHFVMGSIWQKWRSLDWERFFGYPTTDETATPDGVGRYNHFSGNGSIYWSASTGAFEIHGSIRERYKAIGWQTGVGYPITDETWTPGNTGKYNHFRQGGFDHSIYWRAGTNVAWEVKGLIRLRWRDLGWQTSYLGFPISGEYNTPTGKRSDFQYGYITYNGSTGAIEDRRY; encoded by the coding sequence GTGAGCACTTTCCGCGCATGGCACTCTCCGTATTCGGAGAAGGAAGGTCCAATGCGGACTCGAAGATCCCTGGTCGTCTCCGCGGCCGCCACGGTGCTGCTCGGCACCGTGGTCACCACGGCGCCCCCGGCACAGGCCGCACCGGCGCTCCCGACGGGGTTCGCCCTGATCGACACACCCACCGGCCAGCAGGCCGGAGATCTCACCGACGCCGCCTACCTCCCGGACGGAAGTGCGCTGACCGCCGGCCGCCTGGGATCGGTACAGCTGGTACCGCGAGGTGGCCAGCCGGTACAGATCGCCTCACTTCCGGTGCACACCGCCGGTTCGCTCGGCCTCACCGGCATCGCGGTGGCACCGGACTTCACCACCAGTCGAACGGTCTATACCACTCGGGCGCTCGCGACCAGTACGTCCACTCAGGTGTTCCGCCTCAGCAAATGGCGGGCGGAGGGTGTGGGCGCACCGACGGGACTCACGGACGAGACCCCAGTTCTGGAGTTCCCGGTCAACGCCGACAGCAAGGGGATCCAGGACGTTGTCGTGGATCCCGGCGGCGATGTCCTCTGGGTCGCTGTCGGGGACAACGCGACCGTTCAAGCTCCGGCCGGTGCGACCAAGGACAATGTGGACAAGTACGCACTGCGAGCGCTGGATCCCGCTCATCCGACGGGCAAGGTACTTCGCATCGGCACGGACGGCAAAGGCCGGGTGGACAATCCGTTCTACGACCCGGGGGCTCCGACGTCCTGGCGCAGCCGCAACTACACGAGCGGACTGCGCGACCCTCGGATCGCGGTGGATCCGCGAGGCGGTGTCGTCGTCACCGACATCGGCTGGGCGGCCCGCAGCGAAGCGAATCTCGCCTTCCCCGGCCAGAACTTGAAATGGCCCTGTTGGGAAGGGACCACGCGTGCACCTGGCTATCGCGACCTCCCGGAATGCGCGAACGTCGCGAACTCCGCACCGATCAGTGAGGCGACCCAGGGCGCGACGGATACCCTTGTCGGCGGAGTTCCCTACACCGGGACTTCGTATCCCGAGATTTATCGGGGACTTCATTTCGTAGCCAACAAGAGCGGTCACACGCTTTCGACTTTCGCGTTCGACGCTGGGGGCAAGCCCACCCAGGCGATCAACGCGATCGCCTCCGACATCGGCGATCCGGTCGCCGTTCTGACGGCACCGAACGGCGACGTCGTGCTGGCCGACTCCGCATCTTCCAAACTGCGCAGGTTGAGCTACAAGCCGGCGAACAAGGCTCCCTTCGCGGCGTTCACCGGAACCGTGACGCCGGACACGAAGAAGATCTCGCTCGACGCGGGAGGGTCGAGCGACCCGGACCTGGACACCCTCGACTACCAATGGACCTTCGGCGACGGCACCATCGGTAGCGGTCAGGTCGTGGAACACACCTACTCGACCGGCGACGCGGTGACGGTCAGTCTCACGGTGAGCGACGCGCACGGTGCGGTGACGAACGCCAGCCAGACCTTCCTTCCCGGTGAAGCCACACCCTCGCTTTCGCTCGCGACTGCTGACCCGAACACCGTCTTTTCCGGCGGCGAAACAGTCTCCGTGGGTGTTTCCTCGGCCGAGGACCCCACGGATGGACCGCTGACCGCGAAGTGGCGGGCCGAGCGGATGCGCTGTCCTCTGAGCGACACCTGCGAATACACCACGCTGCGTACCGGCACGGGCCCCACCTTCTCATTCGCCTTCCCGAACGAGACCGACACCCGTGTCGTGGTCATCGCGACGGCGGAGAACAGCCGTGGCGTCATCACGAGTCAGCGGTACACCGTCAACCCCCGGACGGCTCGGTTGGCCGTCGCCGGCAACCGTCCGGCGCGGATCAAGATCGGGGCGAACGAGAGCACCAACCGGCTGGTGACCGTGAACTCCCCCGTTCAGATCTCCGCGCCTCCCAAATCCCTGGACGCGGCGAACTTCGTCAAATGGCCGGACAACCAGAGCACCGAGCCGGTCCGTCAGGTCCAAATGCCCGTCGCGGGACTCACCCTCCGTGCCGAGTACCAGACCCCGATCCAGAAGCGCTACGCGGACGAGGCTCCTATCCGGACGCTGATGGGTGCTCCGGTGGGGCTGGAACTCATCGAGGGTGACGGCCATTGGCAGCAGTACGCATCCGGCCGTCTGTATTGGACGGATCAGCACGGCGTCAAAGCCGTCGCCGGAGAGATCCTGACCAAGTACGTCACGCTCGGGGCGCACGCGTTCCTCGGATCTCCTTCCACCGACGAGCTGGTGGCCAGGGCGGGTAACGGTCGCTACAACGACTTCACTGGCGGACCGACCACGGGTGCCGGCTCGATCTACTGGACGTCGAGCATCGGAGCGATGGCGATCCACGGCGAGATCCGGGCGAAGTGGCAGGCGACCAACGGCGAGGCAGGGTCGCTCGGCTTCCCGACCACCGACCAAAAGGGCACTCCGGACGGGATCGGCCGCTACATCCACTTCATGAACAACAACGCCTCGATCTACTGGACCGAGGCGACCGGCGCCCACTTCGTGATGGGCAGTATCTGGCAGAAGTGGCGGTCACTGGACTGGGAGCGGTTCTTCGGTTACCCGACCACCGACGAGACGGCCACGCCCGACGGTGTCGGACGATACAACCACTTCAGTGGGAACGGCTCGATCTACTGGTCGGCGTCGACGGGCGCCTTCGAGATCCACGGCTCGATTCGCGAGCGCTACAAGGCGATCGGCTGGCAAACCGGCGTCGGCTATCCCATCACCGACGAGACGTGGACTCCTGGCAACACCGGTAAGTACAACCACTTCCGCCAAGGCGGCTTCGATCATTCGATCTACTGGCGTGCGGGAACGAACGTCGCCTGGGAGGTCAAGGGATTGATCCGGCTGCGCTGGCGGGACCTCGGCTGGCAGACGTCGTATCTCGGCTTCCCGATCAGTGGCGAGTACAACACGCCGACGGGTAAGCGCAGCGACTTCCAGTACGGCTACATCACCTACAACGGATCGACGGGAGCGATCGAAGACCGTCGGTATTGA
- a CDS encoding ABC transporter permease yields the protein MRLSRTTKYLLLAALVLGLGVIYFPLLVVLLNSFNADTTFGWPPSSFTLEWWSRAAENEGALNALGTSVQAGLAATAIALILGTMAAFALQKYRFFGRNQVSLLIILPIALPGIVTGIALNNAFRTILGIDLGLFTAIVAHATFCIVVVFNNVVARLRRMGGNLEEASMDLGADGLTTFRLVTFPMLRSALLAGGLLAFALSFDEIIVTTFTLGTGLETLPIWILNNLFRPNQAPIVNVVAAVLILASTVPVYLAQRLSGDTTSGGRL from the coding sequence ATGCGGCTTTCCCGGACGACCAAATACCTGCTGCTGGCCGCGCTCGTGCTCGGCCTCGGCGTCATCTACTTCCCGCTGCTGGTGGTCCTGCTCAACTCTTTCAACGCGGACACCACCTTCGGCTGGCCGCCGTCGAGCTTCACCCTCGAATGGTGGAGCCGGGCCGCGGAGAACGAAGGCGCGCTCAACGCGCTCGGCACGAGTGTCCAAGCAGGACTCGCGGCGACCGCGATCGCCCTGATACTCGGCACGATGGCGGCCTTCGCACTGCAGAAGTACCGTTTCTTCGGCCGCAACCAGGTGTCGCTGCTGATCATCCTGCCGATCGCGCTGCCCGGTATCGTCACCGGTATCGCGCTGAACAACGCCTTCCGCACGATCCTCGGCATCGACCTCGGCCTGTTCACCGCGATCGTCGCGCACGCGACGTTCTGCATCGTGGTGGTGTTCAACAACGTCGTCGCCCGCCTGCGGCGGATGGGCGGCAACCTCGAAGAGGCGTCGATGGACCTCGGCGCCGACGGGCTCACGACGTTCCGGCTGGTGACCTTCCCGATGCTGCGGTCGGCCCTGCTGGCCGGCGGCCTGCTCGCCTTCGCCCTGTCGTTCGACGAAATCATCGTCACGACGTTCACCCTCGGGACCGGGCTGGAGACCCTGCCGATCTGGATCCTGAACAACCTGTTCCGGCCGAACCAGGCCCCGATCGTCAACGTCGTGGCGGCGGTGCTGATCCTGGCCTCGACCGTGCCGGTCTATCTGGCGCAACGGCTTTCCGGCGACACGACGTCGGGCGGACGGCTGTGA
- a CDS encoding ABC transporter permease, with product MTTTLDSPRRKASAYLYRKPKLRLGILLSAPMLWLGLAYLGALAALFVTAFWSTDVFTGQVVTEWSLNNFVTLFSDAVYRTITLRTVGIAALVTVVTAIIAFPMAFYMAKFASPRARRLLVIAVMTPLWASYLVKAYAWRTMLSGNGVLHWLLNPFGLDTPGYGVLATVITLSYLWLPYMILPIYAGLERLPNSLVDASGDLGARPFRTFRSVVLPVTFPAVVAGSIFTFSLSLGDYIAVKIVGGTSQMLGNVVYDNIGAANNLPFAATVATVPVVIMLAYLAAVRRTGALDNL from the coding sequence ATGACGACCACCCTCGATTCACCGAGGCGGAAAGCCTCCGCCTACCTGTACCGCAAACCCAAGCTGCGCCTGGGAATCCTGCTCTCCGCGCCGATGCTGTGGCTCGGCCTCGCCTACCTCGGCGCGCTGGCCGCGTTGTTCGTGACCGCGTTCTGGAGCACCGACGTCTTCACCGGCCAGGTCGTGACCGAGTGGTCGCTGAACAACTTCGTCACCCTGTTCAGCGACGCGGTGTACCGCACGATCACCCTCCGGACGGTCGGGATCGCCGCGCTGGTCACGGTGGTCACCGCGATCATCGCCTTCCCGATGGCGTTCTACATGGCCAAATTCGCCTCACCCAGGGCACGGCGGCTGCTGGTGATCGCCGTCATGACGCCGCTGTGGGCGAGCTACCTGGTGAAGGCCTACGCGTGGCGGACCATGTTGTCGGGCAACGGGGTTCTGCACTGGCTGCTCAACCCGTTCGGCCTCGACACCCCCGGCTACGGCGTGCTCGCGACCGTGATCACACTGTCGTATCTCTGGCTGCCGTACATGATCCTGCCGATCTACGCGGGCCTGGAGCGGCTGCCGAACTCCTTGGTGGACGCCTCGGGCGACCTCGGCGCCCGGCCGTTCCGGACCTTCCGCTCGGTGGTGCTGCCGGTGACCTTCCCGGCCGTCGTCGCCGGCTCGATCTTCACGTTCTCGTTGTCGCTGGGCGACTACATCGCGGTGAAGATCGTCGGCGGCACGTCGCAGATGCTGGGCAACGTCGTCTACGACAACATCGGCGCGGCCAACAACCTGCCGTTCGCGGCGACCGTCGCGACCGTGCCCGTGGTGATCATGCTCGCCTACCTCGCCGCCGTGCGCCGCACGGGCGCGCTGGACAACCTGTAG
- a CDS encoding ABC transporter substrate-binding protein yields the protein MKNRKLALAGLLGAGLLVAACGTSGSSSTAAAPGGQGFTPPKLDALAQLGQPEGQVNVLAWPGYAENGSNDPAVDWVTGFEKETGCKVNVKAFGTSDEAVSLMKTGQYDVISASGDASLRLIASGDVEPVNTALVPNYADVFDFLKNRPWNSVDNVSYGVPHGWGANLLTWRTDKVTPAPTSWSVMFDANSPYKGKISAYDSPIYIADAALYLQTHKPELGIKNPYALDDKQFQAAVDLLKQQRPMVGEYWSDYLKESQALKSGDAVVGTAWQVTVNLTKSEGAPVESVLPSEGATGWSDTWMVGAKSPHKTCSYKWLNHIVSPKANAQVAEYFGESPSNPKACAETKDKKHCETYHAGDAAYASKIQYWTTPITQCLDGRTDVKCKDYGEWTRAWTEIKG from the coding sequence ATGAAGAACAGGAAACTCGCGCTCGCCGGCCTGCTCGGCGCCGGCCTGCTCGTGGCCGCCTGCGGAACGTCCGGATCCAGTTCGACCGCCGCCGCGCCCGGCGGACAGGGGTTCACCCCGCCGAAGCTCGACGCGCTCGCGCAGCTCGGCCAGCCGGAAGGCCAGGTCAACGTGCTGGCCTGGCCCGGCTACGCGGAGAACGGCTCCAACGACCCGGCCGTCGACTGGGTCACCGGCTTCGAGAAGGAGACCGGCTGCAAGGTCAACGTCAAGGCGTTCGGCACCTCTGACGAGGCCGTGAGCCTGATGAAGACCGGACAGTACGACGTCATCTCCGCCTCCGGTGACGCTTCGCTACGGCTCATCGCGTCCGGCGACGTCGAACCGGTGAACACCGCGCTCGTCCCGAACTACGCCGACGTCTTCGACTTCCTCAAGAACCGCCCCTGGAACAGCGTCGACAACGTGTCCTACGGCGTGCCGCACGGCTGGGGCGCGAACCTGCTCACCTGGCGCACGGACAAGGTGACCCCGGCACCGACGTCGTGGTCGGTCATGTTCGACGCGAACAGCCCGTACAAGGGCAAGATCTCGGCCTACGACTCGCCGATCTACATCGCCGACGCCGCGCTGTACCTGCAGACGCACAAGCCCGAACTCGGGATCAAGAACCCGTACGCCTTGGACGACAAGCAGTTCCAGGCCGCCGTCGATCTGCTCAAGCAGCAGCGCCCGATGGTGGGGGAGTACTGGTCGGACTACCTGAAGGAAAGCCAGGCGCTCAAGAGCGGCGACGCCGTCGTCGGCACCGCCTGGCAGGTGACGGTGAACCTGACCAAGAGCGAGGGCGCGCCGGTCGAGTCCGTGCTGCCGTCCGAAGGCGCGACCGGCTGGTCGGACACCTGGATGGTGGGCGCGAAGTCGCCGCACAAGACGTGCTCCTACAAGTGGCTGAACCACATCGTCAGCCCGAAGGCGAACGCCCAGGTCGCCGAGTACTTCGGTGAATCGCCCTCGAACCCGAAGGCGTGCGCCGAAACCAAGGACAAGAAGCACTGCGAGACCTACCACGCCGGTGACGCCGCGTACGCCTCGAAGATCCAGTACTGGACGACGCCGATCACGCAGTGCCTCGACGGCCGCACCGACGTCAAGTGCAAGGACTACGGCGAGTGGACCCGCGCCTGGACCGAGATCAAGGGCTGA
- a CDS encoding ABC transporter ATP-binding protein, whose amino-acid sequence MPHQAPTAAAGEQGTFATTSAGGGGIPAIRLRGLRKEFGQVHAVDGVDLDIPPGEFFSMLGPSGSGKTTVLRMIAGFELPTAGTIELHGRDVSRLAPFDRDVNTVFQDYALFPHMTVQQNVEYGLRVKRVPRAERRQRAKEALDTVRLGEFGERKPDQLSGGQRQRVALARALVNRPKVLLLDEPLGALDLKLRHTMQTELKQIQREVGITFIFVTHDQDEALTMSDRIAVFNAGRIEQVGSPVEVYERPATAFVAGFVGTSNLLSGGGAENIIGKPGVFSIRPEKIRIDADLSKSAEVGETSATGTVTNTVYAGATVRYEVTLDAGGQLSVVRQNTAEPADFEGGRVRLSWRHEHSFRVPEAG is encoded by the coding sequence ATGCCTCATCAAGCGCCCACCGCCGCCGCGGGGGAGCAAGGGACCTTTGCTACCACTTCCGCAGGTGGAGGCGGGATTCCGGCCATCCGGCTGCGCGGGCTGCGCAAGGAGTTCGGCCAGGTCCACGCGGTCGACGGCGTCGACCTCGACATCCCGCCCGGCGAGTTCTTCTCCATGCTCGGCCCGTCCGGTTCCGGCAAGACGACCGTGCTCCGCATGATCGCCGGCTTCGAACTGCCGACGGCGGGCACGATCGAACTCCACGGCCGCGATGTCAGCCGCCTCGCGCCGTTCGACCGCGACGTCAACACCGTCTTCCAGGACTACGCGCTCTTCCCGCATATGACGGTGCAGCAGAACGTCGAGTACGGCCTTCGGGTGAAACGCGTCCCTCGCGCGGAGCGCCGTCAGCGCGCGAAGGAAGCCCTCGACACCGTCCGGCTCGGTGAGTTCGGGGAGCGCAAACCCGACCAGCTCTCCGGCGGCCAGCGGCAACGGGTCGCTCTCGCCAGGGCACTGGTCAACCGGCCCAAGGTGCTCCTGCTCGACGAACCGCTCGGCGCGCTCGACCTGAAACTGCGCCACACCATGCAGACCGAGCTGAAGCAGATCCAGCGCGAGGTCGGCATCACCTTCATCTTCGTCACCCACGACCAGGACGAGGCGTTGACGATGAGCGACCGCATCGCGGTGTTCAACGCCGGCCGCATCGAACAGGTCGGTTCACCGGTCGAGGTCTACGAGCGGCCCGCGACGGCGTTCGTCGCCGGCTTCGTCGGCACCTCGAACCTGCTCAGCGGCGGCGGCGCCGAGAACATCATCGGCAAACCCGGTGTGTTCAGCATCCGCCCCGAGAAGATCCGCATCGACGCCGATCTCTCGAAATCCGCCGAGGTCGGCGAGACCAGCGCCACCGGCACCGTCACCAACACCGTCTACGCCGGTGCGACCGTGCGCTACGAGGTCACGCTCGACGCCGGTGGCCAGCTCTCCGTGGTCCGGCAGAACACCGCCGAACCCGCGGACTTCGAAGGCGGCCGTGTCCGCCTGAGCTGGCGGCACGAACACAGCTTCCGCGTCCCCGAAGCCGGTTAG
- a CDS encoding gamma-aminobutyraldehyde dehydrogenase — MQQLKHFIGGEYTGSASGKVADVVDPVTGRPYCTAAVAGPEDVDRALKVAAAAFETWRETTPAQRQLALLKIADAVEARADGLVLVESANTGKPVALTAAEELPMIVDQLRFFAGAARVLEGRSAGEYMEGHTSFVRREPIGVCAQVTPWNYPLLMAVWKIAPALAAGNTVVLKPADTTPASTLLFAEICAEFLPPGVLNVICGDRETGRALVEHEIPAMVSITGSVRAGIEVAASAAKDVKRVHLELGGKAPVVVFADADIEAAAEGIAAAGYFNAGQDCTAATRVLVADEVHDTFVAALTRQARATTTGKPDDTSVSYGPLNNAAQLDRVAGFVDRLPSHAMVHCGGKRHGDEGYFYEPTVISGVRQDDEISQTEIFGPVITVQRFETEAEALAAANGVEYALASSVWTTDHQRAMRLAGKLDFGCVWINTHIPLVAEMPHGGFKKSGYGKDLSLYGLEDYTRVKHVMSAL; from the coding sequence GTGCAGCAGTTGAAGCACTTCATCGGCGGTGAGTACACCGGATCCGCGTCGGGCAAGGTCGCCGACGTCGTCGATCCCGTCACCGGCCGCCCGTATTGCACCGCCGCCGTCGCCGGCCCCGAAGACGTCGACCGCGCGCTCAAGGTCGCGGCCGCCGCCTTCGAAACCTGGCGCGAGACCACACCCGCGCAGCGCCAGCTCGCGCTGCTGAAGATCGCGGACGCCGTCGAGGCTCGCGCGGACGGCCTCGTCCTCGTCGAATCGGCGAACACCGGCAAGCCGGTCGCGCTCACCGCGGCCGAAGAACTGCCGATGATCGTCGACCAGTTGCGTTTCTTCGCGGGGGCCGCGCGTGTCCTCGAAGGACGGTCGGCGGGCGAGTACATGGAAGGACATACCTCTTTCGTCCGCCGAGAACCGATCGGCGTGTGCGCGCAGGTTACGCCGTGGAACTATCCGCTCCTCATGGCGGTCTGGAAGATCGCGCCCGCGCTCGCCGCGGGGAACACCGTGGTGCTCAAACCGGCCGACACGACGCCCGCGTCGACCCTTCTCTTCGCCGAGATCTGCGCCGAATTCCTGCCACCCGGCGTACTCAACGTGATCTGCGGCGACCGCGAAACCGGGCGGGCGCTCGTCGAGCACGAGATCCCCGCGATGGTGTCCATCACCGGTTCCGTACGAGCCGGGATCGAAGTCGCCGCTTCGGCCGCGAAGGACGTTAAGCGCGTACACCTCGAACTCGGCGGTAAAGCGCCCGTAGTCGTCTTCGCGGACGCCGACATCGAAGCGGCCGCAGAAGGTATCGCCGCCGCCGGCTACTTCAACGCGGGCCAGGACTGTACGGCGGCGACGCGTGTCCTGGTCGCCGACGAGGTCCACGACACCTTCGTCGCGGCTCTCACCAGGCAGGCGCGGGCGACCACCACCGGCAAACCCGATGACACGTCGGTCAGCTACGGGCCCCTCAACAACGCCGCCCAGCTCGACCGGGTCGCCGGTTTCGTCGACCGGCTGCCCTCGCACGCGATGGTCCACTGTGGAGGTAAGCGGCATGGGGACGAGGGTTACTTCTACGAACCGACGGTGATCTCCGGCGTCCGCCAGGACGACGAGATCAGCCAGACGGAGATCTTCGGCCCGGTCATCACCGTGCAGCGCTTCGAGACCGAAGCCGAAGCGCTCGCCGCGGCCAACGGCGTCGAGTACGCGCTCGCGTCGTCGGTGTGGACCACCGACCACCAGCGGGCGATGCGGCTGGCCGGGAAGCTCGATTTCGGCTGCGTGTGGATCAACACGCATATCCCGCTGGTCGCCGAAATGCCGCACGGCGGCTTCAAGAAGTCCGGCTACGGCAAGGACCTCTCGCTCTACGGCCTCGAGGACTACACCCGCGTCAAGCACGTGATGAGCGCGCTGTGA
- a CDS encoding FadR/GntR family transcriptional regulator, producing the protein MRKGMSHSARSAMFAPLDQIGRAEAVTSRLVDAITLGLLADSEQLPSEAELAAQFGVSTVTVREALVALRQQGLVETRRGRGGGSFVKTPANPSAASWRERLRTVSLSELRDVGDHYLAIAGAAAKLAAERSSPEDIERLELATEDIRTATGAEASRAERQFHLEVAAAAQSPRLTREEVQLQSERGGLLWLPLEPHGTRENAYAEHRAIAAAIAQGDGELARKLTEEHILEAIDRLADVHLDLLAP; encoded by the coding sequence ATGCGTAAGGGGATGTCGCACAGCGCGCGATCAGCGATGTTCGCTCCGCTCGACCAGATCGGCCGGGCGGAAGCGGTCACCTCGCGGCTGGTCGACGCCATCACGCTCGGGCTGCTGGCCGATTCGGAACAGCTGCCGAGCGAAGCCGAGCTGGCCGCCCAGTTCGGCGTCTCCACCGTGACGGTTCGCGAAGCGCTCGTGGCCTTGCGACAGCAGGGCCTTGTCGAGACGCGACGCGGCCGAGGCGGCGGAAGCTTCGTGAAGACGCCTGCCAACCCTTCGGCCGCTTCGTGGCGAGAGCGCCTTCGCACGGTCTCGCTGTCCGAGCTTCGCGACGTCGGCGATCACTACCTCGCCATCGCGGGCGCGGCGGCCAAACTCGCCGCCGAGCGGAGTTCGCCCGAAGACATCGAGCGGCTCGAACTGGCGACCGAGGACATCCGCACCGCCACCGGCGCGGAAGCGTCGCGCGCCGAGCGCCAGTTCCATCTCGAAGTCGCCGCGGCCGCCCAATCGCCGCGGCTGACCAGGGAAGAAGTGCAGTTGCAGAGCGAACGTGGTGGTTTGCTGTGGCTTCCGCTCGAGCCGCACGGCACCCGCGAGAACGCCTACGCCGAACACCGCGCGATCGCCGCCGCCATCGCACAGGGCGACGGCGAGCTGGCCAGGAAGCTCACCGAGGAGCACATCCTCGAAGCGATAGACCGGCTGGCGGACGTGCATTTAGACCTTCTGGCCCCTTAA
- a CDS encoding cache domain-containing protein has product MNDTPSAGSEVVEQVSALVEDVFGRLKPVLTGAEGLLAASADATAEDLTRLRPQVFEVLGGLVVGAGFISAPNALADQEFGFEWWTETGDAEPVQLVISLDPDSENFLDYTRQSWFTVPRDTGRRHINGPYVDYLCTDEYTLTFTVPVQRDGAFAGVVGADIYVREVERLLQPKLRALGGRAALVNAQGRVIVSNNARQATGSLVREVDVPAWWSAGAEPVTTETGAQLRRCGDSPIALVRSER; this is encoded by the coding sequence GTGAACGACACACCGTCCGCCGGTTCCGAGGTCGTCGAACAGGTATCCGCCCTGGTCGAGGACGTCTTCGGCCGGCTGAAGCCGGTACTGACCGGCGCCGAGGGGCTCCTGGCCGCATCCGCCGATGCCACCGCGGAAGACCTGACCCGTCTCCGGCCGCAGGTCTTCGAGGTCCTCGGCGGCCTGGTCGTGGGCGCCGGGTTCATCAGCGCGCCGAACGCGCTGGCCGATCAGGAATTCGGCTTCGAATGGTGGACCGAGACCGGTGACGCCGAGCCGGTGCAGCTGGTCATCAGCCTCGATCCGGACAGCGAGAACTTCCTGGACTACACCCGGCAATCGTGGTTCACCGTCCCGCGTGACACGGGCCGCCGCCACATCAACGGCCCGTACGTCGACTACCTCTGCACCGACGAATACACGCTGACCTTCACCGTCCCCGTCCAGCGCGACGGGGCCTTCGCGGGCGTCGTCGGCGCGGACATCTACGTGCGCGAGGTCGAGCGCCTGCTGCAGCCGAAGCTGCGCGCCCTCGGCGGCCGCGCGGCGCTGGTCAACGCGCAGGGCAGGGTGATCGTGTCGAACAACGCGCGGCAGGCGACGGGCTCGCTGGTCCGCGAGGTCGACGTCCCGGCGTGGTGGTCCGCCGGCGCGGAGCCGGTCACGACGGAGACCGGAGCACAGCTGCGGCGCTGCGGGGACTCGCCGATCGCCTTGGTCAGGTCCGAGCGCTGA